The genomic window CAGGTGCAAGTGCCGCGGGGCGGGCATCCAGTTGCGATGCGGCGCTTTGTGCTGGACCATCAGCATGAAGGGTTTGTCGGCGTCGCGGCCTTGCTTGAGCCATTCGACTGCCAGGTCGGTGACGATGTCGGTGCAGTGGCCTTCGATCCGTTTTCGACCTTGAGGCGTGATCATGTCCGGGTTGTAATACAGGCCTTGTCCCGGCAGAACTTTCCAGTCGTCAAATCCTTGCGGCGTGCCCTTCAGATGCGACTTGCCGTACAGCGCCGTGGTGTAGCCGGCCTTTCGCAGCAGCTTGGGAAACGTCTGCTGGTTCCAGTCGAAGGAGTTGCCATTGTTCATGAAGCCGTTTTTATGGCTGTGCTTGCCGGTCATGATGACCGCTCGGCTGGGACCACAAATCGAGTTGGTGCAGAAGCTGTTTTCGAACAGCATGCCCTGGGAAGCCAGTTTGTCGATGTTCGGCGTAGGGTTTACCGACTTCAGCCAGCCATCGTAGGCGCCGATAGCATGTGGGGCGTGATCGTCCGAAAAAATGAAGACGATGTTCGGGCGATCGGCGGCCAGAGCCGAACCAACCCCGACGAACGTCAGCAGCAGTGAAGCGAAAAGACGGCTCATATGGATACGACTCATAAACGTTTTTTGTGGGTTGCGTGGTAATTTCAACAGAAGCAACCACAAAGATTAACCGGTGAAGGAGCCGATCGCCAGCTTTAGCAACTTCCACATCGATTCAGAACGATACAGGTCCAGCAGGTCCCAGGTGACCCGCTCGGGGTGTCGATGCGTGGAATCCCAAATCGGTTTGGGCTTAACGCGCAAGGGAGCCCGCAGGACGGTCTTTTCCGGACGATCCAGCAAGTACGTGTTGTGAACAAAATCGATGCCGCTCTGGGCATCCTGCAAACTGGCTCCCGGATGGCCGCCCCAGGGTGGCGACATCAGGGCAAACGACAAAGCCGACCATTGGTTGATGCCAATCGTTCCATACCGCAATTTTTGCAATGCCGCGTCCAGGGCGTCGGCATGCGATCGTTGGAAGGCGTCGGGGACCGTCAAACTGGCCGCCAACGTCCCCCAAATTTGGTCGTTCATCACCTCCACCGACTGCTGCAGAAAATCAAGCTCGGACTCGGCATCCAGGACGAGTTCCGCACAAACCGGCGTGAAGGATTCTTCTTGCAGTAAGTGCGGTGCCGTGCGGGGATCAACATCTGGCAGCAGCGTCCAGGGCAGTCGCTGAGGGTCTTCGGCCGGGCGCCCACTAAACCTGGCAAAACGATCGCCCGCCCCAGGGTAATAGGCGTGGCGTAGCGGCGTCGAATCCAACACCTCGCGCAACAGCTGATGGAATTGTTCACGCTGTGGCCAGTCGCGACAGGTAATTAGGACCTTGGTGGCAATACAATTGAACGATACATTGTTGACGATCGACGACGCAATCGCTTGCACCTGAGCACGCAATTCAGCGTCGCTATAACGACCGGGCAGAATCGCCCAGGGCGTGACGTTGCCCAGCTCGCTGGTGATCGTCTTGTTAAGCCGGGGACGGTTTTCGGCGCGTCGCTGCTCACGGTCTGCGTCTGTTCCCCAAACGATATTGTCGTGAGACTCGATGGAACCGGTGATGTGAACGCCGGCGGTTTGCTCGCTTGCGATCAGGGCCTTACCCTCTGGAACGCCGCCATACACCAATTGCAGCAGGCCACTGTCAATCAAAGGTGCTAAACCGCGTTGAAAGATGGGTCCCAAATAATCGTTGACGGGATTCATCTTCAAAGCCACCACGGAGCCTTCAAGAAAGATCTTCGTCAGCGCATCGGTAACGGGGATCGACGACACGTTGCCGGCGCCCAGGACCACCACCACGTCGGATTGCCGCTGGGTATCGACAAGCCTTGCCGTGCTAGCCGCAGATGGGGCAACGAGTGGGACTTCTGGATGCAGCCAGGTTTCGGCGGTCATGGGCCGGAACAACAA from Roseimaritima ulvae includes these protein-coding regions:
- a CDS encoding aldehyde dehydrogenase family protein, which gives rise to MMIAPQPSSSTDIDHALDRLAAGAGTLQRMSLPQRLSLLERCIEAVADVAVDWVEAACEAQRIDERSPARTEEVTTGPLATMRFLRLAAQTYRDIERQGAPRLPGTVTRVAGQCRIAVFPTPLMYDSLLFRPMTAETWLHPEVPLVAPSAASTARLVDTQRQSDVVVVLGAGNVSSIPVTDALTKIFLEGSVVALKMNPVNDYLGPIFQRGLAPLIDSGLLQLVYGGVPEGKALIASEQTAGVHITGSIESHDNIVWGTDADREQRRAENRPRLNKTITSELGNVTPWAILPGRYSDAELRAQVQAIASSIVNNVSFNCIATKVLITCRDWPQREQFHQLLREVLDSTPLRHAYYPGAGDRFARFSGRPAEDPQRLPWTLLPDVDPRTAPHLLQEESFTPVCAELVLDAESELDFLQQSVEVMNDQIWGTLAASLTVPDAFQRSHADALDAALQKLRYGTIGINQWSALSFALMSPPWGGHPGASLQDAQSGIDFVHNTYLLDRPEKTVLRAPLRVKPKPIWDSTHRHPERVTWDLLDLYRSESMWKLLKLAIGSFTG